A genomic stretch from Spiroplasma endosymbiont of Clivina fossor includes:
- the scpB gene encoding SMC-Scp complex subunit ScpB: MEGLIFIAGEEGISNQKIAKKLNLSLNLVNEMLITIQQQLAADESRGIALMNNNNVFKFMTKQEHFNIYESLVIEQTSKLSTAALETLAIIAYKGPIVKSEIESIRGVSSDFMVAKLKARELIVELGRSDAPGRPILYGVSQYFLDYFNLSSLDKLPPLPESFFDKDEDTNLFIN, translated from the coding sequence ATGGAAGGACTAATTTTTATTGCTGGTGAAGAAGGCATTAGTAATCAAAAAATTGCTAAAAAGTTAAATCTTAGTCTTAATCTTGTTAATGAAATGTTAATAACTATCCAACAGCAGTTAGCAGCGGATGAATCGCGAGGTATAGCATTAATGAATAATAATAATGTTTTTAAGTTTATGACAAAACAAGAACATTTTAATATTTATGAATCATTAGTTATTGAACAAACTAGTAAATTGTCAACGGCTGCATTAGAAACGCTAGCAATTATTGCTTATAAAGGTCCAATAGTAAAAAGTGAAATTGAAAGTATTCGTGGTGTTAGCAGTGATTTTATGGTTGCTAAATTAAAAGCCCGAGAATTAATTGTTGAATTGGGAAGAAGTGATGCTCCGGGGCGACCAATATTATATGGTGTGAGTCAATATTTTTTAGATTATTTTAATTTATCTTCGTTAGATAAATTACCACCATTACCAGAATCTTTTTTTGATAAAGATGAAGATACTAATTTGTTTATTAATTAA
- a CDS encoding segregation/condensation protein A — protein sequence MSKYLINIDNFQGPLDLLLHLIKEKNLDIFTVDVSMITTQYLDYLNKMETLNLDIASEYLTMAAYLLELKSRRLLQQTNLEEDNSDYEADNRQELIQKLLEYQTIKETTGFFKEQEIVRQQVFTRPAIVSNSQQYASLAKETNWDFNLEQLSLQLQEVYKRYQLNMPITTRVAKQQISPQKRASEIFNFLKQNPQKSYNFYDIFVESDIITNNLLVVSFSAILDLVRSQQIYIEQADMFAPITLKYRGEFSEESE from the coding sequence ATGAGTAAATATCTGATTAACATTGATAATTTTCAAGGACCATTAGATTTACTTTTACATTTAATTAAAGAAAAAAATCTTGATATCTTCACTGTTGATGTTAGTATGATTACAACGCAATATTTAGATTATTTAAATAAAATGGAAACATTAAATTTAGATATTGCTAGTGAATATTTAACAATGGCAGCATATCTTTTGGAATTAAAATCACGCCGATTATTACAACAGACTAATTTAGAAGAAGATAATAGTGATTATGAAGCCGATAATCGTCAAGAATTAATTCAAAAATTATTAGAATATCAAACTATTAAAGAAACAACTGGTTTTTTTAAAGAACAAGAAATTGTTCGTCAGCAAGTTTTTACGCGACCAGCAATTGTTTCTAATTCTCAACAATATGCATCGTTAGCGAAGGAAACTAATTGAGATTTTAACTTAGAGCAGTTAAGTTTGCAATTACAAGAAGTGTATAAAAGGTATCAATTAAATATGCCAATCACAACGCGAGTGGCTAAACAACAAATATCACCACAAAAGCGGGCATCAGAAATTTTTAATTTTTTAAAACAAAATCCCCAAAAAAGTTATAATTTTTATGATATTTTTGTTGAAAGTGATATTATTACAAATAATTTGCTTGTTGTTAGTTTTAGTGCCATTTTGGATTTAGTTCGTAGTCAGCAAATATACATTGAACAAGCAGATATGTTTGCTCCCATCACATTAAAATATCGAGGTGAATTTAGTGAAGAAAGTGAATAA
- a CDS encoding thymidine phosphorylase produces the protein MWMLDLINKKKQNQQLTTKEIDFIISGFTKGDIPEYQMSAFLMTVWFNGLNNQETFDLTKSLINSGDSLDLSSISGFKADKHSTGGVGDKISLLYAPLLASFGVKVAKISGRGLEQTGGTIDKLEAIPNFNVNLQWNDFLKVINECGMSIISQTQDITPTDKKVYALRDTTGTVDSIPLIAASIMAKKIAMGSDGLVLDVKCGNGAFMSNINDAKKLARLMLQIAQELKVKTAVIISDMNQPLGRMIGNICEVYEAYEFLQGKNQDSALLELVISLSAISLLQAEICSNFDEAKQKCIEQLKSLAPLNIFKQFIKQQSGDIDFVTNFVWKDAVKFVIEIKASVSGFVNFHNCYGLGNLAMHLGAGRETNSSSIDYMAGIFINKKTQEKVNANETVLTLYTNINNVSEFTAMAKELFTIEQSLPLINNIIYEIMQ, from the coding sequence ATGTGAATGTTAGATTTAATTAATAAGAAAAAACAAAATCAACAATTAACAACAAAAGAAATTGATTTTATTATTAGTGGTTTTACTAAGGGTGATATTCCTGAGTATCAAATGAGTGCTTTTTTAATGACTGTTTGATTTAATGGTTTAAATAACCAAGAAACATTTGATTTAACAAAATCATTAATTAATTCTGGTGATTCGTTAGATTTATCATCAATTAGTGGTTTTAAAGCTGATAAACATTCTACAGGTGGTGTTGGTGATAAAATAAGTTTACTTTATGCTCCTTTGTTAGCAAGTTTTGGCGTTAAGGTAGCAAAAATTTCTGGAAGAGGATTAGAACAAACTGGCGGAACGATTGATAAGTTAGAAGCGATTCCTAATTTTAATGTTAATTTGCAATGAAATGATTTTTTAAAAGTAATTAATGAGTGTGGAATGAGTATTATTAGTCAAACGCAAGATATTACTCCGACTGATAAGAAAGTTTATGCTTTAAGAGATACTACGGGAACTGTTGATTCTATTCCTTTAATAGCAGCCAGTATTATGGCTAAGAAAATTGCTATGGGTAGTGATGGTCTTGTTTTAGATGTTAAGTGTGGCAATGGTGCTTTTATGAGTAATATTAATGATGCTAAAAAATTAGCAAGACTAATGTTACAAATTGCTCAAGAATTAAAGGTTAAAACTGCTGTTATTATTAGTGATATGAATCAACCATTAGGAAGAATGATTGGTAACATTTGTGAAGTTTATGAAGCATATGAATTTTTACAAGGTAAAAATCAAGATTCAGCATTATTAGAACTTGTAATTTCTCTAAGTGCAATTAGTTTATTACAAGCAGAAATTTGTAGTAATTTTGATGAAGCAAAACAAAAATGTATTGAGCAACTAAAATCATTAGCGCCATTGAATATTTTTAAACAATTTATTAAACAGCAATCTGGTGATATTGATTTTGTTACTAATTTTGTTTGAAAAGATGCTGTTAAATTTGTTATTGAAATTAAGGCATCAGTTTCAGGATTTGTTAATTTTCATAACTGTTATGGTTTAGGTAATTTAGCAATGCATTTAGGAGCAGGAAGAGAAACAAATTCTTCATCAATTGATTATATGGCCGGAATTTTTATTAATAAAAAAACCCAAGAAAAGGTTAATGCTAATGAAACGGTATTAACTTTATATACTAATATTAATAATGTCAGTGAGTTTACAGCAATGGCAAAAGAATTATTTACAATTGAACAATCTTTACCGCTAATTAATAATATTATTTATGAAATAATGCAATAA
- a CDS encoding lysophospholipid acyltransferase family protein: MNKWRVIITLPYLLQTLRKAKKMTKKVLRDPNAVSEEYRYKWLQKRAWYFAWLYNVKVYPLGLENWVNNKGCVMIANHQSNFDALLLLLINDFSKFAPLAFIAKQELQEHKIFKRFVQLIDVLFLDRNNPRQALEVFSDAKILIRVPRTMVIFPEGTRSNSSTVQEFKPAAFRIAYQAYVPIIPVAIINSYEVFNKKSQGKKKIYLVIQKPLDPANFINITTDNLARNMQSNIQKVINNFNLKNKDEKK; encoded by the coding sequence ATGAATAAATGAAGAGTAATAATTACATTGCCATATTTGCTACAAACTTTAAGAAAAGCAAAAAAAATGACAAAGAAAGTGCTTCGTGATCCTAATGCAGTATCAGAAGAATATCGTTATAAATGATTGCAAAAGCGAGCATGATATTTTGCATGGTTATATAATGTTAAAGTTTATCCCCTAGGATTAGAAAATTGAGTTAATAATAAGGGATGTGTGATGATCGCCAATCATCAATCAAATTTTGATGCTTTATTATTACTTTTAATTAATGATTTTAGTAAATTTGCTCCCTTGGCATTCATTGCTAAGCAAGAATTACAAGAACATAAAATATTTAAACGCTTTGTGCAATTAATTGATGTGTTATTTTTAGATCGTAATAATCCAAGGCAAGCATTAGAAGTTTTTAGTGATGCGAAAATATTAATTCGCGTCCCACGAACAATGGTTATTTTTCCAGAAGGAACGAGAAGTAATAGTTCAACAGTACAAGAATTTAAGCCAGCAGCATTTAGAATCGCGTATCAAGCATATGTTCCAATTATTCCAGTTGCTATTATTAATTCATATGAAGTTTTTAATAAAAAATCTCAAGGAAAGAAAAAAATTTATCTTGTGATTCAAAAACCATTAGACCCTGCTAATTTTATTAATATTACTACTGATAATTTAGCAAGAAATATGCAAAGTAATATTCAAAAAGTCATTAATAATTTTAATTTAAAAAATAAGGATGAAAAAAAATAA
- a CDS encoding dihydrofolate reductase, translating into MVILVWAMDKNGVIGKDNKLPWYLSQELQYFKEITIGKTILMGRKTFASLKVKPLSQRKTIVVSWNPNYEFNHPDVTVSNDLEGILKQYEHSDDDLYVCGGALIYQIAIPYASKLFVSLINDSYEGDTYFPKIDFHQLKEISKKQYDKFVGLIYERKITNE; encoded by the coding sequence ATGGTAATTTTGGTATGAGCAATGGATAAGAATGGTGTTATTGGTAAAGATAATAAATTGCCGTGATATTTAAGTCAAGAATTACAATATTTTAAAGAAATTACCATCGGAAAAACAATTTTAATGGGAAGAAAAACTTTTGCTAGTTTAAAAGTTAAACCTTTATCACAAAGAAAAACTATTGTTGTTAGTTGAAATCCTAATTATGAATTTAATCATCCTGATGTAACTGTGAGTAATGATTTAGAAGGGATTTTAAAACAATATGAGCATAGTGATGATGACTTATATGTTTGTGGGGGGGCTTTGATTTATCAAATCGCAATTCCCTATGCTAGCAAATTATTTGTTTCCCTTATTAATGATTCATATGAAGGCGATACTTATTTTCCAAAAATTGATTTCCATCAATTGAAAGAAATTAGTAAGAAACAATATGATAAATTTGTTGGATTAATTTATGAAAGGAAAATTACTAATGAATAA
- the thyA gene encoding thymidylate synthase yields MEQYLSLCRQILEKGQNKSNRTLIDTISFFGYQMRFDLEKGFPLLTTKKVYLKAVIYELLWFIKGDTNIRTLVQNNVNIWNEWPYKKYQNSPDFKGEQLQDFISKIKNDEQFAKKYGDLGPVYGKQWRNFNGIDQLKNLEKQLKNNPHSRRHILSSWNPEEIEKMALPPCHTLFQFYVSADNKLSCQLYQRSADVFLGVPFNIASYALLTYMLASVCGYEVGDFVHTIGDAHIYTNHLEQINEQLTRTPKKLGKLIINRSVTSIFDFKYEDFSLLDYESHPAIKGQVAV; encoded by the coding sequence ATGGAGCAGTATTTAAGTTTATGTCGTCAGATATTAGAAAAAGGTCAAAATAAGTCTAATCGTACCCTTATTGATACAATTAGTTTTTTTGGTTATCAAATGCGGTTTGATTTAGAAAAAGGGTTTCCACTATTAACAACAAAAAAAGTTTATTTAAAAGCTGTTATTTATGAATTATTATGATTTATTAAAGGTGATACTAATATTAGAACATTAGTTCAAAATAATGTTAATATTTGAAATGAGTGACCATATAAAAAATATCAAAATTCACCTGATTTTAAAGGTGAGCAATTACAAGATTTTATTTCTAAAATTAAAAATGATGAGCAATTTGCTAAAAAATATGGTGACTTAGGTCCAGTTTATGGTAAACAATGGCGAAATTTTAATGGTATTGATCAATTAAAAAATTTAGAAAAGCAATTAAAAAATAATCCGCATTCACGAAGACATATTTTATCTAGTTGAAATCCTGAGGAAATTGAAAAAATGGCATTACCGCCTTGTCATACATTATTTCAATTTTATGTTAGTGCTGACAATAAATTATCTTGTCAGTTATATCAAAGAAGTGCTGATGTTTTTTTAGGTGTTCCTTTTAATATTGCTAGTTATGCTTTATTAACTTATATGCTAGCATCTGTTTGTGGATATGAAGTGGGTGATTTTGTGCATACGATTGGTGATGCGCATATTTATACTAATCATTTAGAACAAATAAATGAACAATTAACAAGAACTCCAAAAAAATTAGGCAAATTAATAATTAATCGTTCAGTAACTTCAATTTTTGATTTTAAATATGAAGATTTTTCATTATTAGATTATGAATCGCATCCGGCGATAAAAGGACAAGTGGCAGTTTAA
- a CDS encoding transposase — protein sequence MIQISLLGQSSKTISRFIKTTLKTAWYNRQKLMKSKQLENTQLKFKKLSGKIQIDETFIKEIHKGNFKYKTDPRRIHLDPFATNTKCCIQMAIDNNNNIYVKSTNTKRLQKQWVIENMNKELINENSIITSDMQKLYFLVAKQTNSTLCVTKTTINPEASYRNLNKISKLQSSLKEALIHYHGLGFTNIQNYLNLWKWKYQHKGLTPNQQTAVLYFNV from the coding sequence TTGATTCAAATTTCATTGCTGGGGCAATCTAGTAAAACAATTTCTCGTTTTATTAAAACTACATTAAAAACTGCTTGATATAATCGTCAAAAATTAATGAAATCAAAACAATTAGAAAATACCCAATTAAAATTTAAAAAATTATCTGGTAAAATTCAAATCGATGAAACATTTATTAAAGAAATCCATAAAGGAAATTTCAAATATAAAACTGATCCACGAAGAATTCACCTTGACCCATTCGCAACTAATACTAAATGCTGTATTCAAATGGCAATTGATAATAATAACAATATTTATGTTAAATCCACAAACACCAAACGTTTACAAAAACAATGAGTTATTGAAAATATGAACAAAGAATTAATTAACGAAAATTCAATTATTACTTCTGATATGCAAAAATTATATTTTTTAGTAGCAAAACAAACAAATTCTACTTTATGTGTAACTAAAACAACAATTAATCCTGAAGCTAGTTATCGTAACTTAAATAAAATCAGTAAATTACAATCTAGTCTTAAAGAAGCCTTAATTCATTATCATGGTTTAGGTTTTACTAATATTCAAAATTATTTAAATCTCTGAAAATGAAAATACCAACATAAGGGTTTAACTCCAAACCAACAAACAGCGGTATTATATTTTAATGTATAA
- a CDS encoding transposase family protein gives MKTQVIIEKDSKKIISSDFSYGKNHDFKILKDSKIKFLPETTVLVDLGYQGIQKINHNVLIPKRKSKKNPLNKEEKQNNERISKMRIVIENVFAILKKFKIISEKYRNRRKRFALRFNLIASIYNLQLLV, from the coding sequence ATAAAAACACAAGTTATAATTGAAAAAGATAGTAAAAAAATTATTAGTTCTGATTTTTCTTATGGTAAAAACCATGACTTTAAAATTTTAAAAGATTCAAAAATTAAATTTTTACCAGAAACAACTGTTTTAGTGGATTTAGGTTATCAAGGCATACAAAAAATTAATCATAATGTTTTAATTCCTAAAAGAAAATCAAAGAAAAACCCTTTAAATAAAGAAGAAAAGCAAAATAATGAGCGAATTTCAAAAATGAGAATTGTTATTGAAAATGTTTTTGCTATACTTAAAAAATTTAAAATTATTAGTGAAAAATATCGAAATCGTAGAAAAAGATTTGCTTTAAGATTTAATTTAATAGCTTCAATTTATAATTTACAACTATTAGTTTAA
- a CDS encoding transposase family protein: MKFKKNNQISDKNFLRLTGIKHTTFNKMLEILKIEELKKRFRRGRTNKLSLENRILMTLEYWREYRTYFHIAKSYDISESSCYRNIKWIEDTLIKHPNFQQLTGQKSLLKDYFKDKTVIIDVTESQIQRPKKDKNSTTQEKRKNTQ; encoded by the coding sequence ATGAAATTTAAAAAAAATAATCAAATAAGTGATAAAAATTTTTTAAGATTAACTGGTATTAAACATACTACTTTTAATAAAATGCTAGAAATTTTAAAAATAGAAGAATTAAAAAAGAGATTTCGTCGCGGAAGAACCAATAAATTATCATTAGAAAATCGTATTTTAATGACTTTAGAATATTGAAGAGAATATAGAACTTATTTTCATATTGCAAAAAGTTATGATATTAGTGAAAGTAGTTGTTATAGAAATATCAAATGAATTGAAGACACTTTAATAAAACACCCTAATTTTCAACAACTTACTGGTCAAAAATCACTATTAAAAGATTATTTCAAAGATAAGACTGTTATAATTGATGTAACTGAAAGCCAAATCCAACGCCCAAAAAAAGACAAAAACAGCACTACTCAGGAAAAAAGAAAAAACACACAATAA
- a CDS encoding cell division protein SepF: protein MFKRRQKKSAILVPNDDTATNPVLSQLHSTMRLQDNDLSPTVQSLAVDDNLTKPLLEYELEAYAQVVVLADRLVAGENLIVNVANLSSIDRKRTLEFLGGVIYTLQGKAQKIDACAYVFISNENF from the coding sequence ATGTTTAAAAGAAGACAAAAAAAATCAGCAATATTAGTTCCTAATGATGACACAGCAACTAATCCAGTATTGTCACAGTTGCACTCAACAATGCGACTTCAAGATAATGATTTAAGTCCTACTGTGCAGTCATTAGCAGTTGATGATAATTTAACAAAACCATTATTAGAATATGAATTAGAAGCTTATGCTCAAGTTGTTGTTTTAGCAGACCGTTTAGTTGCTGGTGAAAATTTAATTGTTAATGTTGCAAATTTATCATCAATTGATCGCAAACGCACTTTAGAGTTTTTAGGTGGCGTTATTTATACTTTACAAGGTAAAGCACAAAAAATTGATGCTTGTGCTTATGTTTTTATTAGTAATGAAAATTTTTAA